From the Syntrophobacterales bacterium genome, one window contains:
- a CDS encoding phosphoribosylformylglycinamidine synthase translates to MTYRIEVAYKEGIRDVPGEKLKKRIKGDFGLEVEVHVADVYTVDGDVESRIIDVLAQDAFIDPVTQIGYMNGPAPTDADWVIEVGFKPGVTDNVGRTAREVIEALSAKKFREGEGVFTSRLFFLRGKLDKKDVVRIAEGMLANTLINRYTYKSKDQYVKDKGMGIYVPKVAITHEPIVETFPLTASLDEMMKINRERTWALSRDEMIAIQRYFIRKEVREERERVGLTQAPTDVEMEVLAQTWSEHCKHKIFNAVIRYEEGGGVRTIDSLFKTYIMGSTEAIRTQKGHRDFCLSVFKDNAGIIRFNERFNLAYKVETHNTPSALDPYGGALTGIVGVNRDPFGTGKGAKLAFNTNIFCFAPPDYKGDMPPRLLHPKRVLDGVREGVEHGGNKSGIPTVNGSLVFHQGYLGKPLVFCGTCGIMPRTIKGEPTYTKQVWRGDAIVMVGGKIGKDGIHGATFSSEELSEVSPTSAVQIGDPITQKRMTDFLLVARDMALYTSITDNGAGGLSSSVGEMAQDTNGCIIHIDRAPLKYQGLSPWEILLSEAQERMTVSVSPDKLDEFMELSEKMNVTSTVLGEFTGSGKFHVLYKGKTVAYLDMDFLHNGLPKMNLPAKWVRVIRDEPAVKEPDDYGTVIKKVLRRWNVCSKEHVVRQYDHEVQGGSVVKPLTGSLNNGPSDASVVRPDLDSSWGAVVSHGICPKYSEFDTYNMVACAIDEAIRNNIATGGALNRMALLDNFCWSDPVVSERNQEGPYKLAQLVRANMALYDYTTLFGTPCISGKDSMKNDYIFKDIKISVPQTVLISAISVIDDVSRAVTMDFKEGGDLVIIIGKTYGEMGGSEYFASLGLHGNISPRVRGRSAKTIYTRLERAIRNGIIRSCHDVSDGGIACSLAESAFAGGLGVDIDLSRVPSAGVFRDDLLLFSESQSRFIVSVRESDYKAFQALMKSVSYSVIGTVRKDDSFVLKGIYGNTIAHLKIDELREEWQAPFREIFA, encoded by the coding sequence ATGACTTACAGGATTGAAGTCGCATATAAAGAGGGAATCAGAGACGTTCCCGGAGAAAAACTGAAGAAGCGCATTAAAGGCGATTTCGGGTTGGAAGTTGAGGTTCATGTCGCGGATGTCTATACAGTCGACGGAGATGTTGAAAGCCGTATCATTGATGTGCTTGCCCAAGACGCATTTATAGATCCTGTTACTCAGATAGGGTATATGAACGGCCCTGCTCCCACAGACGCCGACTGGGTGATTGAAGTAGGATTCAAGCCCGGGGTGACGGACAATGTGGGAAGGACTGCGCGAGAAGTGATTGAGGCCTTGTCAGCAAAGAAATTCAGAGAAGGGGAAGGGGTTTTCACGTCCAGGCTATTCTTCCTGAGAGGCAAGTTGGACAAGAAGGATGTTGTACGCATCGCTGAGGGTATGCTTGCCAATACGCTTATCAACAGGTATACATACAAGAGCAAAGACCAGTATGTGAAAGACAAGGGCATGGGCATATATGTGCCCAAGGTTGCCATTACACATGAGCCTATTGTTGAGACCTTCCCGCTGACTGCCAGTCTTGATGAGATGATGAAGATCAACAGGGAAAGGACATGGGCGCTTTCGCGGGATGAAATGATCGCCATTCAGCGGTATTTCATCCGAAAAGAGGTCAGAGAAGAGAGAGAGCGGGTAGGCCTCACGCAAGCTCCTACAGACGTGGAGATGGAGGTCCTTGCCCAGACATGGTCCGAGCACTGCAAGCATAAAATATTCAATGCCGTCATAAGGTATGAGGAGGGGGGGGGCGTACGCACCATCGATAGCCTTTTCAAAACTTACATAATGGGTTCCACCGAGGCGATACGCACGCAGAAAGGCCATAGAGATTTCTGCCTCTCCGTCTTCAAGGATAATGCAGGAATTATACGGTTCAACGAGAGATTCAATCTTGCGTATAAGGTTGAGACGCACAATACGCCTTCTGCTCTCGACCCTTACGGCGGCGCCCTTACAGGGATCGTAGGCGTAAACCGTGATCCTTTCGGCACTGGCAAGGGGGCCAAGCTTGCATTCAATACGAATATTTTCTGCTTTGCCCCTCCTGACTATAAAGGGGATATGCCGCCGCGCCTCCTTCACCCCAAGAGAGTTCTTGACGGTGTTCGGGAAGGTGTGGAGCATGGGGGCAACAAAAGCGGTATACCGACCGTGAATGGCTCTCTTGTCTTTCATCAGGGCTATCTCGGTAAGCCTCTGGTTTTTTGCGGTACGTGCGGGATTATGCCCCGCACCATAAAAGGTGAGCCGACTTACACGAAGCAGGTCTGGAGAGGCGATGCGATTGTTATGGTTGGCGGTAAGATAGGCAAGGACGGCATTCATGGCGCTACGTTCTCATCCGAAGAACTATCTGAGGTTTCGCCCACGAGCGCCGTCCAGATAGGAGACCCTATCACGCAAAAAAGAATGACCGATTTTCTCCTTGTAGCGCGGGACATGGCCCTCTACACCTCCATCACGGACAATGGGGCAGGAGGCCTTTCGTCTTCGGTGGGCGAGATGGCGCAGGATACGAACGGATGTATTATCCATATTGACAGGGCGCCGCTAAAATACCAAGGGCTTTCGCCGTGGGAGATACTCCTCTCAGAGGCCCAGGAAAGGATGACTGTTTCAGTAAGCCCGGATAAATTGGACGAGTTCATGGAGCTTTCAGAAAAGATGAACGTTACGTCCACAGTGCTGGGAGAATTTACTGGGTCGGGTAAATTCCACGTACTGTACAAGGGAAAGACCGTGGCTTACCTTGATATGGATTTCCTCCATAATGGGCTTCCGAAAATGAACCTCCCTGCGAAGTGGGTTCGTGTTATAAGGGATGAACCTGCGGTCAAGGAGCCCGACGATTACGGCACGGTTATCAAAAAGGTTCTAAGACGGTGGAACGTGTGCAGTAAAGAGCACGTGGTCCGCCAGTACGACCACGAGGTTCAAGGTGGAAGCGTGGTCAAACCCTTAACCGGCAGCCTCAATAATGGACCGAGCGATGCAAGTGTCGTAAGGCCCGACCTCGACAGTTCCTGGGGGGCGGTGGTAAGCCATGGGATATGTCCAAAATACAGTGAATTCGATACCTACAATATGGTTGCTTGTGCCATTGACGAGGCAATAAGGAACAATATCGCCACTGGCGGCGCTTTAAACAGAATGGCTCTTCTTGACAATTTCTGCTGGTCTGACCCCGTGGTATCTGAAAGGAACCAGGAGGGTCCATACAAACTCGCCCAACTCGTGCGGGCCAACATGGCTCTTTATGACTACACTACCCTTTTCGGCACGCCGTGCATATCGGGCAAAGACAGCATGAAAAACGATTACATATTTAAAGATATAAAGATTTCAGTCCCTCAGACTGTACTGATATCGGCTATTTCAGTAATCGACGATGTGAGCCGCGCAGTAACCATGGATTTCAAGGAAGGCGGGGATCTTGTTATCATCATCGGAAAGACATATGGCGAAATGGGAGGGTCGGAGTATTTTGCCTCGTTAGGTCTTCATGGCAACATATCTCCAAGAGTGAGGGGGCGAAGCGCGAAGACGATATATACCCGCCTTGAAAGAGCCATCAGGAACGGCATAATCAGGTCCTGCCATGACGTCTCGGACGGAGGCATTGCCTGTTCTCTTGCGGAGAGCGCGTTTGCGGGTGGTTTGGGGGTGGACATAGACCTGTCACGGGTACCTTCCGCTGGGGTGTTCAGGGACGATCTTCTTCTCTTTTCAGAGTCCCAGAGCAGATTCATAGTGTCTGTGAGAGAAAGCGATTACAAAGCATTCCAGGCGCTGATGAAAAGCGTTTCCTACAGTGTCATAGGAACCGTAAGGAAAGACGATAGCTTCGTACTGAAGGGGATTTACGGTAACACGATCGCTCACCTTAAAATAGATGAGTTGCGTGAGGAGTGGCAGGCTCCGTTCAGGGAGATATTTGCGTAA
- a CDS encoding sugar phosphate isomerase/epimerase, translated as MAGNFFINIPYRKVRQNFKRVLSLGIGMEIYLENHLLEELVASEVRELRSNIEGNGLECTVHAPFMDLSPGGYDREVRRITREKLKKTVEIAALLRAKAVVCHPGYDKWRFNRNDKLWLDRSIETWTEVLREAEGGLMVLVENIFEEQPSTLIELFDHFREENLWFCFDSGHFNLFSTVSLDGWLTPLKGHIREMHLHDNHGGWDEHLPVGAGTFPFRELKAFLRGWSSDIMFTSEVHGEDRAEEGIKKLKEFLS; from the coding sequence ATGGCCGGAAATTTTTTTATAAATATCCCATACCGGAAGGTCAGGCAAAATTTCAAGAGAGTCCTGAGTTTGGGCATAGGTATGGAGATCTACTTGGAAAATCACCTGTTAGAAGAATTGGTTGCTTCCGAAGTGAGAGAGTTAAGGAGTAACATTGAGGGGAACGGTCTGGAGTGTACTGTGCATGCCCCTTTCATGGACCTGAGTCCGGGAGGATATGACCGGGAAGTCAGGAGGATCACAAGAGAGAAACTGAAGAAGACAGTCGAGATCGCGGCTTTGCTCCGCGCGAAGGCCGTTGTATGCCATCCTGGTTATGATAAATGGCGGTTTAATAGAAACGATAAGCTATGGCTTGACAGGAGTATTGAAACGTGGACTGAAGTGCTCAGAGAGGCGGAGGGAGGCCTCATGGTCCTGGTGGAGAATATTTTTGAGGAGCAACCGTCTACGCTGATAGAACTCTTCGATCATTTCCGGGAGGAGAACCTGTGGTTCTGCTTTGACTCTGGCCATTTCAATCTTTTTTCTACCGTTTCTCTTGACGGGTGGCTCACGCCTCTGAAAGGGCATATCAGGGAGATGCATCTTCATGACAATCACGGAGGTTGGGATGAGCACCTTCCGGTGGGGGCGGGGACTTTTCCTTTTCGCGAATTGAAGGCGTTCCTTAGGGGGTGGTCTTCCGATATTATGTTCACCAGTGAAGTGCACGGTGAGGACCGGGCAGAGGAAGGCATAAAAAAATTAAAGGAGTTTCTATCATAA